A single window of Methylacidimicrobium sp. AP8 DNA harbors:
- a CDS encoding NAD(P)/FAD-dependent oxidoreductase, whose protein sequence is MGFWDSNTVLEQDKLPESLIVLGGGPVAVEYAQFFARLGTAVSLVQRGAHLLKRFDPDLAVVLEEAFREEGIELFTHASLLSADRCGERKRLRIVRQEAVQDLVAEEIFLATGRSPAVEGLRLSAAGIKAHSRAPAIDAEMRTCVLHIFAAGDVTGIEEVVHIAVLQGEAAGENAARQAMGLGGPFRRLDYRLAMEIVFTEPQMARLGLTEAAARLAGRPVVVARYPFADHGKSILMGRTKGFVKLLADPENGELLGAGIAGPEASELIHELVALQSVRATAGDLARLPHYHPTLSEILTYPAEEIDRLVARRRASGSPALDGSR, encoded by the coding sequence GTGGGCTTCTGGGACAGTAACACCGTCCTCGAGCAGGACAAGCTCCCGGAAAGCCTCATCGTGTTGGGCGGCGGGCCGGTCGCCGTCGAATACGCCCAGTTCTTTGCCAGGCTCGGCACCGCCGTCTCTCTCGTCCAGCGGGGAGCCCATCTCCTCAAACGGTTCGATCCGGACCTCGCCGTCGTACTGGAAGAGGCCTTTCGGGAAGAGGGGATCGAGCTTTTCACCCACGCCTCCCTTCTTTCCGCGGACCGGTGCGGAGAGCGGAAGCGGCTCCGCATCGTCCGACAGGAAGCAGTCCAGGACTTGGTGGCCGAGGAGATTTTCTTGGCCACCGGGCGGTCCCCGGCCGTAGAAGGGCTCCGCCTCTCGGCCGCCGGGATCAAAGCGCATTCTCGGGCTCCCGCCATCGATGCCGAAATGCGGACATGCGTGCTCCACATCTTCGCCGCAGGCGACGTTACCGGAATCGAGGAGGTCGTCCACATCGCAGTGCTCCAAGGAGAGGCGGCCGGAGAGAATGCGGCCCGGCAGGCGATGGGCCTCGGCGGACCGTTTCGCCGCCTCGATTACCGGCTTGCGATGGAAATTGTCTTTACCGAACCGCAAATGGCCCGCCTGGGCCTGACCGAGGCCGCTGCGCGCCTCGCCGGCCGCCCGGTGGTTGTCGCCCGGTACCCTTTCGCCGATCACGGCAAATCGATTCTGATGGGACGAACCAAAGGCTTCGTCAAGCTGCTGGCGGACCCCGAGAACGGCGAGCTCCTCGGGGCGGGGATCGCGGGCCCCGAAGCGTCGGAGCTCATCCATGAGCTCGTCGCCCTCCAGTCCGTCCGCGCCACGGCAGGCGACTTGGCCCGGCTACCCCACTATCATCCCACCCTCTCCGAGATTCTGACCTATCCGGCCGAAGAGATCGATCGGCTGGTCGCCCGGCGCCGGGCGTCCGGGTCTCCCGCCCTCGACGGAAGCCGATGA
- a CDS encoding FAD-dependent oxidoreductase: MEPESGGKGMVPVFDVTVIGGGSAGFAAARTAAAMGARTALVDGAERLGGLCILAGCMPTKALLEASRRWHDSREAGLFGLEVRPVRADFSAILARTRRLVSEFAADRQKDLAKGGFRLIRAHAAFLDADHVELTHRDGQKSRLRSKTFVIATGSRISPPPARAPGGGLLGQ; the protein is encoded by the coding sequence ATGGAGCCGGAGTCCGGAGGCAAAGGAATGGTGCCGGTATTTGACGTAACGGTCATCGGCGGAGGCAGCGCGGGCTTCGCCGCGGCGCGGACTGCGGCCGCCATGGGGGCGCGCACAGCCTTGGTGGACGGAGCGGAGCGACTGGGCGGCCTCTGTATCCTGGCCGGCTGCATGCCGACCAAGGCCCTGCTCGAAGCGAGTCGGCGCTGGCACGACAGCCGGGAGGCGGGGCTCTTCGGCCTGGAGGTGCGGCCGGTACGAGCCGATTTTTCCGCAATCCTGGCCCGGACCCGGCGGCTCGTCTCGGAGTTTGCCGCCGACCGTCAAAAAGACCTCGCCAAAGGCGGCTTCCGGCTGATCCGCGCCCACGCCGCCTTTCTCGACGCCGATCACGTCGAGCTGACCCACCGGGACGGTCAGAAGAGCCGCCTGCGCAGCAAGACCTTCGTGATCGCCACCGGATCACGGATCAGCCCTCCCCCTGCCCGAGCTCCGGGAGGTGGGCTTCTGGGACAGTAA
- a CDS encoding HAD family hydrolase, with amino-acid sequence MNPHRVILWDIDGTLLHSGGAGERAIIRTARTLYGKDLALHELDYRGQTDSRIVRQIFTRFGIPWSEENVVRFRDTYLEHLQEEIAACSGQVFPGVEPMLSTIEQTPGWTQGLLTGNFERGAEIKLDRFGLRRFFAFGSFGDRRECRNEVARAAFAFLRERWGDTLCARQIFLIGDTPYDVLCAQAIGAYSIAVATGGYSLSELAAYRPTLLLPDLAQFKPVLALVGGCS; translated from the coding sequence GTGAATCCGCATCGCGTCATCCTTTGGGATATCGACGGCACGCTTCTGCATAGCGGAGGGGCAGGAGAGAGGGCGATCATCCGTACCGCCCGGACCCTCTACGGAAAAGATCTCGCCCTGCACGAGCTGGACTACCGGGGCCAAACCGATTCCCGGATCGTCCGGCAGATCTTCACGCGGTTCGGAATCCCCTGGTCCGAAGAGAACGTGGTCCGATTCCGCGACACCTACCTCGAACATCTGCAGGAAGAGATCGCGGCCTGCTCCGGACAGGTCTTTCCCGGGGTGGAGCCGATGCTTTCCACGATCGAACAGACACCGGGTTGGACGCAGGGTCTGCTCACGGGAAACTTCGAGCGCGGAGCCGAGATCAAGCTCGACCGCTTCGGGCTGCGACGTTTCTTCGCGTTCGGCTCCTTCGGTGACAGGCGGGAGTGTCGGAACGAGGTGGCGCGGGCCGCCTTCGCGTTCCTCCGGGAGCGATGGGGCGATACCCTCTGCGCCCGGCAGATCTTCTTGATCGGCGATACCCCTTACGACGTGCTTTGCGCGCAAGCAATCGGCGCCTATTCTATCGCCGTGGCCACCGGGGGCTATTCCCTCTCGGAGCTCGCCGCCTATCGGCCGACCCTGCTGTTGCCGGATTTGGCCCAGTTCAAGCCGGTGCTCGCCCTCGTCGGTGGGTGCTCCTGA
- a CDS encoding MBL fold metallo-hydrolase, translating to MNRDLHIFVGGPLQTNAYLFPGEDGWICVDAPQGIASFVRQKKLRLETLLLTHGHFDHVWDAAELVSEFGAVAYAHPADFPLLYHPVVPRNYGVSGEYPPLRQVTPLPVPPHGSVRWSCSGREFVLFHIPGHCPGSTAFYEPRAGRVFDGDILFAGGVGRWDLPGGSRQELLEGIRRYLLRLPPETEVFPGHGRPTTIGLEKATNPFLQEGAA from the coding sequence ATGAACCGCGATCTTCACATCTTCGTCGGAGGCCCACTCCAGACCAACGCCTACCTTTTCCCCGGCGAAGACGGCTGGATCTGCGTCGACGCGCCGCAAGGAATCGCTTCCTTTGTGCGGCAAAAAAAGCTGCGCCTGGAAACCCTCCTTCTTACCCACGGCCACTTCGACCATGTTTGGGATGCGGCCGAGCTCGTTTCCGAATTCGGAGCGGTCGCCTATGCCCATCCGGCCGACTTCCCGCTGCTTTACCATCCAGTTGTGCCGCGAAACTACGGCGTATCCGGAGAGTACCCCCCCCTCCGGCAGGTGACGCCGCTCCCGGTCCCACCGCACGGCTCGGTCCGTTGGAGCTGCAGCGGCCGCGAGTTCGTCCTCTTTCACATTCCCGGCCACTGTCCGGGTAGCACCGCCTTCTACGAACCCCGCGCCGGCCGGGTCTTCGACGGCGACATCCTCTTCGCCGGCGGCGTCGGCCGCTGGGATCTGCCCGGCGGCTCCCGGCAGGAGCTCCTCGAGGGCATCCGCCGCTACCTGCTCCGGCTCCCTCCGGAAACCGAGGTCTTCCCCGGCCATGGACGTCCGACGACAATCGGTCTGGAGAAGGCGACCAACCCCTTTCTGCAAGAGGGAGCGGCATAG
- a CDS encoding enoyl-ACP reductase: MKTESLEGKTGLVFGVANKRSLAWAIAQAWSAAGASLVLGYQGERLRENVEELARSLPAPGKAIGCDVGDDRQLDSFFAEVAAATPTVDLVLHSVAFAPKEALDGELSDVKRTDFLTTFDISVYSFLAIARRAKGLMTRGGLLLTLTYYGSEKVTPQYHIMGTAKAALEASVRYLAYELGPRGIRVNALSPGPVNTLAARGIPGFTRMLKHHQEKAPLRKLVEPAEIGAAAVFLASEGGAAITGQTIYLDGGYSILGA; this comes from the coding sequence ATGAAAACGGAATCCCTCGAAGGGAAAACCGGCCTCGTCTTCGGAGTGGCCAACAAGAGAAGCCTCGCTTGGGCGATCGCGCAGGCCTGGAGCGCGGCCGGCGCCTCGCTCGTCCTCGGCTACCAAGGAGAACGGTTGCGCGAAAATGTCGAAGAGCTGGCTCGGTCCCTGCCGGCGCCGGGAAAAGCGATCGGCTGTGACGTCGGCGACGATCGGCAGCTCGATTCCTTTTTCGCCGAGGTCGCGGCTGCAACGCCTACCGTCGACCTAGTCCTGCACAGCGTCGCCTTTGCGCCGAAGGAGGCGCTTGACGGCGAGCTTTCCGACGTCAAGCGGACCGATTTCCTTACTACCTTCGACATCAGCGTCTATTCGTTTCTGGCGATCGCGCGGCGCGCGAAGGGGCTCATGACTCGCGGCGGGCTGTTGCTAACCCTCACCTACTACGGGTCGGAGAAGGTGACGCCGCAATATCATATCATGGGAACCGCCAAGGCGGCCTTGGAAGCCTCGGTCCGCTATCTGGCCTACGAGCTCGGGCCGCGGGGGATCCGGGTCAACGCGCTGAGCCCGGGTCCGGTCAACACCCTCGCCGCCCGCGGGATCCCGGGCTTTACCCGGATGCTCAAGCATCACCAGGAGAAGGCTCCCTTGCGGAAGCTGGTGGAGCCGGCGGAAATCGGGGCTGCCGCCGTCTTTCTGGCCAGCGAAGGAGGAGCCGCGATCACCGGGCAGACGATCTATCTCGACGGCGGCTATTCGATCCTGGGCGCCTAG